Proteins from a single region of Anastrepha ludens isolate Willacy chromosome 5, idAnaLude1.1, whole genome shotgun sequence:
- the LOC128863933 gene encoding seminal metalloprotease 1-like, with product MSEKRLLRILTWPLLGFLLSVDFAFGKPVSKLADPEEAAGMFEGDMMLSPGQERMLESGIQGRNGLIDETKRWPNGVVYYKVVGDFDVKHREAILDAIEALEKHTCLKFRVANETSKHYVAIYSKTGGCYTAVGYQAKVQTMNLENYPIGEGCFRPGTILHEFMHALGFYHQQSDSDRDSYITVHYENIVPGKEFNFEKYKGTVVTDFDMGYDYDSCLHYRPGAFSVNGQDTIVPLDLTARIGQREYLSEKDKAKINIMYKCPILI from the exons ATGAGCGAAAAGCGTCTGTTAAGGATTTTGACTTGGCCGTTATTGGGCTTCTTGCTAAGCGTTGATTTTGCTTTTGGAAAGCCAGTGTCTAAATTGGCAGATCCTGAGGAAGCAGCCGGAATGTTTGAAGGTGATATGATGCTGTCGCCAGGGCAAGAACGAATGCTAGAAAGTGGGATACAAGGTAGAAACGGATTGATAGATGAGACTAAACGTTGGCCTAATGGTGTGGTGTACTACAAAGTGGTGGGGGATTTCG ATGTGAAACATCGCGAAGCCATTTTGGACGCCATTGAAGCTTTGGAAAAACACACCTGCCTAAAATTTCGCGTGGCCAATGAAACTTCGAAACACTACGTTGCCATCTACTCCAAAACAGGCGGTTGTTACACCGCCGTCGGTTATCAAGCGAAAGTACAGACAATGAATTTGGAAAACTACCCTATCGGCGAGGGCTGCTTTCGGCCGGGCACTATACTGCATGAGTTCATGCATGCGCTTGGGTTTTACCATCAACAAAGCGACAGCGATCGCGATAGTTACATAACGGTACACTACGAGAATATTGTGCCTGGGAAAGAATTTAACTTTGAAAAGTATAAGGGGACAGTTGTGACCGATTTCGATATGGGTTACGATTATGACAGCTGTCTGCATTACCGACCGGGTGCTTTTTCGGTGAATGGTCAAGATACAATCGTACCCCTAGATCTGACTGCGCGGATTGGACAACGTGAATATCTGAGTGAAAAGGACAAAGCTAAGATCAATATTATGTACAAGTGCCCCATATTGATATGA